A window from Triplophysa dalaica isolate WHDGS20190420 chromosome 3, ASM1584641v1, whole genome shotgun sequence encodes these proteins:
- the mplkip gene encoding M-phase-specific PLK1-interacting protein isoform X1 — protein sequence MQRPHFRHPRPGPRTAGFRSPPPAFDRTGSMVPSPPWAFSTPPPPFGPRFGQYSPNTPPREFFGNRGGSGGKHFSGQPPGHTPRRLNPSPRGTPYRRSPYDNSGRHAEHQGSPRTSTPFGSTHGRERGTNDMEKYYKPTMLQDPWADLKPISVTETESKSNSQQTTNTGRPGRIRKLCCGSTRQAIQPSLSFWPTPMEFADALNSEAHLLKILSYKRGHNNTSTSVS from the exons ATGCAAAGGCCACATTTTCGGCATCCGCGCCCGGGTCCAAGGACTGCAGGTTTCCGCAGTCCGCCTCCAGCTTTCGACAGGACAGGGAGTATGGTTCCGTCGCCTCCGTGGGCATTTTCAACACCGCCACCGCCGTTTGGACCGAGATTTGGACAGTATTCCCCAAATACACCGCCGAGGGAGTTCTTTGGTAATAGGGGTGGCAGCGGTGGGAAACATTTTAGCGGCCAGCCGCCTGGTCACACACCGCGCAGGTTGAACCCGAGTCCCCGGGGCACACCGTACAGACGCTCGCCGTATGACAATTCGGGACGACACGCCGAGCACCAG GGTTCACCACGGACATCCACACCATTTGGGTCAACGCATGGCAGGGAGAGAGGGACAAATGATATGGAAAAGTATTACAAACCTACAATGCTACAAGATCCCTGGGCTGACCTAAAGCCTATCTCAGTCACAGAAACTGAGTCTAAAAGCAACTCCCAGCAAACCACAAACACAGGCAGACCAGGAAG GATCAGAAAACTTTGTTGCGGTAGCACACGGCAAGCTATTCAACCTAGTTTGTCATTTTGGCCAACTCCCATGGAGTTTGCTGATGCGCTTAATTCAGAGGCACACCTATTAAAAATACTGTCTTACAAAAGAGGTCATAACAACACGTCTACCTCTGTATCCTGA
- the mplkip gene encoding M-phase-specific PLK1-interacting protein isoform X2 has product MQRPHFRHPRPGPRTAGFRSPPPAFDRTGSMVPSPPWAFSTPPPPFGPRFGQYSPNTPPREFFGNRGGSGGKHFSGQPPGHTPRRLNPSPRGTPYRRSPYDNSGRHAEHQGSPRTSTPFGSTHGRERGTNDMEKYYKPTMLQDPWADLKPISVTETESKSNSQQTTNTGRPGRYYN; this is encoded by the exons ATGCAAAGGCCACATTTTCGGCATCCGCGCCCGGGTCCAAGGACTGCAGGTTTCCGCAGTCCGCCTCCAGCTTTCGACAGGACAGGGAGTATGGTTCCGTCGCCTCCGTGGGCATTTTCAACACCGCCACCGCCGTTTGGACCGAGATTTGGACAGTATTCCCCAAATACACCGCCGAGGGAGTTCTTTGGTAATAGGGGTGGCAGCGGTGGGAAACATTTTAGCGGCCAGCCGCCTGGTCACACACCGCGCAGGTTGAACCCGAGTCCCCGGGGCACACCGTACAGACGCTCGCCGTATGACAATTCGGGACGACACGCCGAGCACCAG GGTTCACCACGGACATCCACACCATTTGGGTCAACGCATGGCAGGGAGAGAGGGACAAATGATATGGAAAAGTATTACAAACCTACAATGCTACAAGATCCCTGGGCTGACCTAAAGCCTATCTCAGTCACAGAAACTGAGTCTAAAAGCAACTCCCAGCAAACCACAAACACAGGCAGACCAGGAAGGTATTATAATTGA